The genomic stretch GACGTGATCATCGCCCTCGGCGGCGGCTCCGTCATGGACGCCGCCAAGGGGATGTGGCTCTTTTACGAACACCCGGAGACCGACTTCTCCCTCCTCCGGTTGCGTTTCATGGACATCCGCAAGCGCGTCTACAAGTACCCTAAGCTGGGCGCTAAGGCGCGGCTTGTCGCCATCCCGACCACCTCAGGCACCGGCTCAGAGGTCACCTCCTTCGCCGTCATCAGCGACAAGGAGCGCAATATCAAGTACCCTCTGGCCGACTATGAACTGACGCCCGACGTGGCCATCATCGACCCCGAATTCGTCATGACTGTCCCGCCGGGGGTGACAGCCGACACGGGCATGGATGTGCTGACCCATGCCATCGAGGCTTATGTGTCTGTCCTCGCTTCTGACTATACGGATGCGCTGGCGATCAAAGCGATCCAGATGGTCTTCGAGTACCTGCCGCGGGCCTTCCACAATGGCCACGACAAACAGGCCCGGGAGAAGATGCACAACGCCTCCTGCATCGCCGGCATGGCCTTCACCAACGCCTTTCTCGGCATCAACCACGCCATGGCCCACCAGTTGGGCGGCGTCTTCCACATCCCTCACGGTCGGGCCAACGCCATCTTGCTCCCCCATACGATCGCCTTTAACGCCAGCCGGCCGACAAAATTCACATCTTTCCCGAACTACGAGTCCTATGTAGCTGACCGGCGCTACGCCGAGATCGCCCGCATGGTCGGCCTGCCGGCTCGCACTGTCGAGGAGGGCGTCCAGTCGCTCATCGAGGCCGTCCGCCATCTGATGCAGAAACTGCGCATGCCCCTCACTTTGGCCGAGCTCGGCATCGAGCGGAACCGATTCATGAGCCTGGTGCCGGAACTGGCCGAGCGGGCTTTTGATGATCAGACGACGACGGCGAACCCGCGGATGCCGTTGATGACAGAGTTGCAGCAGATCCTGATAAATGCATACGGCGGATAGTTTTTAAGGGGCAGTCGAGTCACTGCCCCCCTTTTTTCGCCTGCTTATTTCGGATCGCCTTTACATTTCAGGGGCGCTTACAACGGAGCGTTTCAGCAGCGAGCAGAAGAAAAGCCGCAGTGTCTCTGCGGCGAAGCTCAAGTACGTGCCTCAATCGCTGTCACAAAATCGCGCCAGGGCCGCCTTGACCCGTTCATACTCTTTTTCCGCCTGCTCGTACAGCGATGCCAAGCCGTCCATAACCCCGCTCCGCGCCAGCAGCTCCATCTCCCGGTACAAGCGAGATAAACCAAGGGCACCCACATTACCGCTGGCCGACTTCAGCGCATGAGCCAGAGCGCAGACTTGCCCAATATCTTTCACCGCCAGAGCGAAACGGATTTTTTCCATTTTTTCTCCGGACTCGGTAAAAAAGAGGACGAACAGGTGAGAAAAGAGCGGCAGTTCTTCCAAAGTTACCCCAAGAAGTCCCTGGATGACGCCAAAATCGACAGGCGGCGCATCAAGCGCCGGTTCGGGCGCGGACAAAGCCTCAGGCACTGCTGACCCCTTCTGTGAAATGGACGCACTTTCAGGCGTCTCTTGGGCCGCGTCGGCGGCGGTGCCGATCTTTTGCTGCGCCGGCAGCCAGCACTGCAACGCTTCGAACAGCCGCTGCAACCGGACCGGTTTGCTGATATAATCGTCCATCCCTGCTTCCAGGCATTTTTCCCGGTCCCCCGGGAGGGCATGGGCTGTGACAGCTACGATCGGGGTATGGGTCTCCTGTCCTTCATTTGCCCGGATCAAAGCGGTAGCGCTGTATCCGTCCATCACCGGCATCTGGCAGTCCATCAGGATCAATCCGTATTGGTTTTGACGAGCCAATTGCACAGCCTCATTTCCGTTGACGGCCGTATGAATCATGTCGATCCCCAACTGTTTCAGTTGGCTTCGAATCATTTTCAGATTGATCGGGTTATCTTCCACCACGAGCACCGGCAGCCCTCGGTATCCCTCAATCGTCCAGGGGGTCGTCATCCTGCACGGGGTTGTCCGATTATCTTTTTGTGATTGACAGACATCCATGCGATCACACTCCCTGCGTGTCTGATAGCTTCCCCTATTTATCATAATCCTTGATAGGTTTTTGCACAAACGAAAATTTGACTAACCATTGAGAAATCATTGTTCGGGAAAAATCTCAAAAAAAAGACACCCGGACTGCCTTCCGACCCAGGTGTCAAGGGAAACAGATTCAGTGCCTGTAGCCTTTTTTCATGGCCTGTTCTTTGTCAGCAGTCATCCCGCGAGAGGATGCCCGGGGAGCCGTTCGGGGTCTCAACCCAGCTGCCTCCACGTTTATTCCAAGGCCTATGGGCACTATTGCTCCGCTGTATCAGACTGGTAGGCGTTCAAATCGGCTCTGTAGCGAGCCAGCGCCACAAGCTTAGGGTTATTTTTCATATACCAATTATTGTAAAAGTACTTTCCCCCAACAGCGACGGCAGTGCCAACAATAAAACCGATAGGGACCATCATCAACATCTTATCTTCGGGAATGATGCCGCTGCTGAAGAAGGCGTAAATGAGGCCGAGGGGGACGACAGTGATCACCATCTCCACCCACTTGCGGTCCTTGAACTTCTTTTCAATAGCAGGAATCTCGCTCTCGGACAAACCATAGTCGCTGAGCACAGGTTTTTTCATGCAAAACACCTCAACATTTTATGTAATTACACGATACATCATCCCGTTGGATTCGACAAGCAGATCTGGAGAACAGCTGTCACAGATTTGCTCAGTGAAGGGGACTTAGTTCGACGCCCAGGTTGAAAAGATCGCTGCAAAGGGACAAGGAAAAACCCTGGGCAGTCGTCAAAGACCGCACAGGGTTCTACTCGCTTCGGAACGTCGTGGTCAGGAATTGTGGCAAAGGGTCAATTTAGCCGGGGCATCTGTTACTGGGAGACCGGGAACATCGTAAATAGAGGGATCCGAGGGTTCGCCGAAAATAGTCAATAAATCCTCTGTCAGCGCCAATCCCTCGATGAGGAAAAGCATCTTATCAAAGGTGATCATGCTCGGTTCGCAGGTGGTCGCCAAACTGGCGAAATAGTGAATTGTCGTCGATTGGGGCATTCGCTGTCTGAGTGTCTTCATGCACTTCCTCGCCCAGATCTCAACCGGCAGGATCCGGATGACCGCCTTTTCCGGCAGAGGCGACATCATGCTCTGTTTGAGAAATTCACCTTCTTCAGCCAGTTCGCGAAAGGTTGCCATCTTTTCCCTCCAATAATGTTCGAGCAGTCTCTAGCAACTCAACTCCCTACCCTAATCATAGCCGATTGTTTTCCTGCGAAAAAGATGATTATTTATTATAAATACCTTACAATTTCTTTTTACAAAAAATTAATACGATAAAGCCCCTTTTTGCTTACATAACGAAATTAGAATGAGAATTTTACGGGCAATGATGCCGGTCTCCGATCGGCTTGAGCCGCCTTTCCATGTTTTTTCTTTCACTTTACCAAGGAGTGGAGAACAAAATAAGGCGATCCAGCCTGAAGGGTTGGATCGCCACTTCGGCGGTTGTCTGGCTTTCCTACAAGTCCGTAACGGCCTGAACGCTGGCATCCGAATCCCTTGGATCGTCATCCAGCAGTCGCTGGACATCGCTGGGAACGTCGAACCCGGAAAAAGTATCGCAGACGCGGTTCAGGAAACGGAGAATCTCCAGTGAGGATTCTTCTGAAACGCTTTCGAAGCCATCGACGAAGCCCTTCGAAACCGGTCCTCCGATCACACGCTGCAGCATCGGGTCCAGCCATCGTTCGAAGAAAGCCATCACCTCCTGGGATTAGGATGCCCCCCCGCTTCGATCATATTTTGACCGCGCAATAAGAGATTCCCGGGAGGCTTCTGGGGCGGGAGGATGAGAGCCTTTGTTTTTATGATGATCGGATGGGTTGAGGCCGATGAGTGTTCTTTTCTATGTTGTTACGAAGCATAGCGAAATGGAGCATCGCCTCCAAGACACCACCGCCGATGGCCCGCGCTTTGTCACTGATGGTATAGCAGTAAGCCCTCTCCAGTCGGGGGTCGACATCGCCGATCTTCAGTCCAGCAGTGACGGAGATGCCATCCTTGACCAAACCGCGCACGATGCCGGCGATTTGCGCGTTGACCGGCTGACCATCCACCGTTCCCACCGACTCCCCTTTAGTGACCTGATCGCCAATTTCGCGACAAGCGGAAAATACACCTGACACAGGCGCGCGCAACAGCCGCTCCTGACGGTAGCCGCCCACTTCTCCCGGTATACCCGTATCGGCGATGGCATAGCCCTGATAGATCACCCGACCAAGGTCATGACCGCGTTTTGTTTCCACGACGGCATGGACATCCTTCCCGGCGCAAAAGCCCGGACCCAAGGCGATCACGAAGGGCGCCTTGTCCTTGGTCAAACCGTCATTGCGTTTTCGTATCGTCGCTTCTACATAGTAGGTAG from Heliomicrobium modesticaldum Ice1 encodes the following:
- the yqeB gene encoding selenium-dependent molybdenum cofactor biosynthesis protein YqeB, which gives rise to MQQERVLIKGAGDLASGVAHRLFQCGVVPIMTELAEPLVVRRRVSFAEAVYQGETTVEGVKALRVKTADEAIAWQERGVIPVLVDPDDRSLESLKPTYYVEATIRKRNDGLTKDKAPFVIALGPGFCAGKDVHAVVETKRGHDLGRVIYQGYAIADTGIPGEVGGYRQERLLRAPVSGVFSACREIGDQVTKGESVGTVDGQPVNAQIAGIVRGLVKDGISVTAGLKIGDVDPRLERAYCYTISDKARAIGGGVLEAMLHFAMLRNNIEKNTHRPQPIRSS
- a CDS encoding response regulator; this encodes MTTPWTIEGYRGLPVLVVEDNPINLKMIRSQLKQLGIDMIHTAVNGNEAVQLARQNQYGLILMDCQMPVMDGYSATALIRANEGQETHTPIVAVTAHALPGDREKCLEAGMDDYISKPVRLQRLFEALQCWLPAQQKIGTAADAAQETPESASISQKGSAVPEALSAPEPALDAPPVDFGVIQGLLGVTLEELPLFSHLFVLFFTESGEKMEKIRFALAVKDIGQVCALAHALKSASGNVGALGLSRLYREMELLARSGVMDGLASLYEQAEKEYERVKAALARFCDSD